TTTTCTATATACTACCATACTCTTCAATTCTTCATTAGAATATGTTCAAACTTTTAAGTCAGCAATCGTCACTTCAAGCGTGGTTTATTATTAGCATTTTATAAGGGCATCATTACCTCAATTCTATTAAAAGAATAATAAACTGAATAATTTCTAAATATCTTTAGAGTTTTCAATCTATACACTTCAATGCTTTTATCTTATCATGATAATCTCTATGACATATACTACATTTAAGTTTTTCATTTAGTCTATTACCACAAATACAAACATAACCAATTGTCTTAGCTGGATTTCCTACTACTATACTATATGGCTTTACATCTTTAGTTACAACTGCTCCTGCCCCAATCATTGAATACTCTCCTATGTTAACACCACAAATGATTGTTGCATTAGCTCCTATTGAAGCTCCTTTACTAACCTTTGTAGAAACTACTTTGAAATCATGATTATTGGATCTAGGAAACATGTCATTAGTGAATGTCATAGATGGTCCTAAAAATACATCGTCTTCTATAATAACACCGTGATATATATTAACATTATTTTGTATTTTAACATTATCACCTATGGTTATATCGTGGTCTATAAAAACATTCTTGCCAATTTTACAATTAGTCCCAATTGTTACATTTCTAATTATCTGTGTGAAATGCCATATTTTAGTTCCTCTTCCTATTATAACACTTTCATCAACTATTGCTTTTTCACTAATAAAAACATCTGTCATGTAATCCACCTCTTCTATTAATGTCTATATTTTGTAATTGTACTAAAATGATAACAGCTAGATTTCCTTTTTCTAGTTAACATTTCTCATACGAAATTCATAATGTGTTACTATATCATTCTTAAAATAAATTGTATAAAACGGACCTCCTTGTTTTGAATGTAATGTAATATGCTTTTCCTCTTCGTTTCTTATCCCTACATTACCTACAGGCTCCCATTGTTCTGTCTCGTATATTGTCCCATAGAACTCTCCAAAAGTACTTTTCTTCCAATCCTTTTCCTGAGGAAATTTATAAAGTACATCTTCAAATTTGTCTCCAATCTTTATACCTCTTGGTCCTTCATACTCTCCATACACAGCTATTACTTCAGGTGTTTTTGATTCAAACCAATCATAATAAATATACTCAATATTATCATCACAATATGTTGTCCAGCCATTTGGCTCGTTATCTTTCTTCTTGAAATTTGCTTTATCCATCTGCTCTTTTGTCCAATCTGAACGAAGTAATTCAAAGTTATATATTTCTTCTACAGAAAATATTCTAGGTTCAACGAAAGTATTGGTAGTTTGTTCTTTCTTTTTTTCATTATTTTTACAAGAAGAAAAAATTAATGTTGTAAATATAATAAGTGATATTACGATAAGTAGTTTTTTGCTAGTCATTTTTAACCTCCTATTAACACTACACACTAATGAATTTATTAAATGTTATTAAAAAGTTCTTTATTATTTCATATCCTGAGTCTTTATCAATTTCATATTTTATAATACCTATAGAAAGTAATACTTCTTTATTGTAGCATATGAGTTAAATATATACAATAAGTGCACATTTTAATTCATTCTTCTCCACTATTCTCAGCACTATAACATCACGGATTTATCATATTACATACAATATGTTGAAGATTTAAATATTTAATCTTATTCAAATCAGCACCACCCGTAAAAACGGGTGGTTTGCTCTACCCCTAAGGGGTTGTTACCGACTAGCGCCTCAAGACGCTAGCTTTCACTTTGTTCAAGCTACAACGTCTTTGCCACTTTTGCCACCCCTAAATGGGTTTTGTATTGCTGGCTACCCCTTGAAAGGGTCTTCGTACTCTTTTACACTTAACTTATCTTTCATAATATCCTGCTTTTCTTGCTCTTTTATATATTTCTTGATTGTTGCCTCATTTAATCCTACTGTACTTACATAGTAACCCTCTGCCCAAAAATGTCTATTTCCAAATTTATATTTTAAATTTGCATGTTTATCAAATATCATCAATGCACTTTTACCTTTCAAGTATCCCAAAACTTGATACACTTATTTTTGGTGGTATACTTACTAGCATATGTATATGATCTGGCATTATGTGACCTTCTATTATTTCAACACCTTTATATTTACATAACTGTATCAATATGTCTCTTATGCTCACTTTGTATTGATTATATACAATTTTTCGTCTATACTTAGGAGTGAATACAATATGGTATTTACACATCCATTTTGAATGTGCTAAGCTATTTGCTTTATTTGCCATTAAAATCACCTTTCCTTTCGTTATTTTAGTAGCTTGAACAACTCTATTATAACGGAAAGGTGATTTTTTTTGTATAACTTTCGTTTCCGCACCCGTATCGCGGGTGGTTTATTGTTTCGCACGCTTTGCGTGCTCAACTGGCTAAAGCCATTAACTAAAAAATACAAAGCTGACGATTTTGGTAGTAAGATTAAGAAATTAAGGAATTTAGGAAAAGAAAAAACTAACTCAAAAGGAGCTTCCTTTTACGCAGTATTCCGTTCCTAAATGATTGTACTTTTCTCTTATTTATTGAAAAAAAATGATTCTCTTCGTAGTTATCTAGATAAAGAATCATCTTGTTTGTTTATTCCTTTATGTTTGCTAGTATAATAGCCTGATAGATAAGGTGAGCCTCCATTGAAATCATATGGTAGTAAAAATTATTATCCAATGCTCAGTTTTGTAATCCTGATGGAGCTACCCCACGCCCCATAGTCTAAAATTGAATTCTACGACAAATACTAAATTAATCAACTTTAAGTATTATGACATGAAATAATAGACTTATATGCATTTAAAATACCTCCACATTTAACTTTATTTTTGAGTTTATCAATTTTAGTCACATTTTCAGGATGCATAATAATACTTTTAATTTCCTGAGGTAAAAGTTTCGGATTTTTTTCCAAAATTAAACTACAAACACCAGACACAAATGGTGCAGCTACAGAAGTTCCTTGAGCTTTAATATACTTGTTATCAGAATATGTACTGGCAATATTATTTCCAGGAGCTGCAATATCTACATTCTCACCATAATTTGACTTTATATACAATGAACCACTTTCGTCTACAGCCGTTATAATAATACAATTTTTCAAACCATAGCATGCAGGATACACTGGTTCTACTTTTAAATCAAGTCCATCATTACCTGCTGCTATTACAAACAAAATATCACTTGCTCTTTCCAATGCTTTTTTCTCTTTTTCTGAAAATTCTCTTCCACTAAAACTACAATTTAAAATTCTAATATTGTGTTTAATTGCATATTCAATTGCAAGTACAAAAGCATCACTTGTTTTATTAAAAATAGTACATTCTTCAGTGTAATTTCCTAATACCTTTAAAGAAATTACATTAGGATTATTTACTATTCCAACTATACCAACTTTATTCAATGGATATCCAGATATTATTCCTGCGATGTGCGTTCCATGCCCAACTTGTGCTGAATATTTTTGTAATCCTTCATTCGATGGATATATATCATTATTATCATGTACAAAATTATAACTAAGTTTTTTGTTAATACTATTTTTTAAGTTAATATGATTATAATTTATCCCAGTATCAGCAACTCCTATTTTTATTGTTGATTTTGATATATATTTCCAAACTGGTACAATATTTATATCAATGCCATTTCTTTGATTAAACATACCCCATTGATATTTAAAATGAGAGCTTATTGGCATAGGAATATTGTATAAATTAAATGTATAAAATACATCACCTAATTTTCTTTCTTTTGTGTATACTTTTATATAATAAACTTTTCCCTTTAGTAGTGTAGTTGCTATTTTTATTATATTCTTATCGATAGCATAAGCACTATTTACATACATACACAGTGTTTCTTCATATATAGCACCACACAACTTAAATTTACTATTACAAATAAATTCATAACTACCTGTACAAGTAGGTATGAAACGATATAACTTAAAATTACTATTATAGCTCAGTTTATCTTCATATAAGATATTAGATTTTATACTAATATCAGATAAATAACCTTTCATATCATTAACACTTCCAAACTTCTGAATATATACCATGTTCATATCAACTCTAATGAAGCACATTGTCAGTTTATCTATTTACGCTAAATCAGTCTTTTTCTTTCATATTTACAGGTAGCTAATTAACTGTAAATTTATTGTTTGATGAACCCTACTTCCTGTTGTAAACTTATACCTATAAATTTAGATATAATCTTTGCATTTATAATTTTTACACTAATTCTTCAATTCTTTACCAAACCTTTGTAACGATAGTTTAAGTATAATAAAACTTATACTTAAAAGGATTATTCTACCTAACCATAGCTCTGGGTCATATGTTATATAATACCCTTGTCCACCTAATCCTAGAATTTTAATTGTCAAAGGGATGGTAACGAAAACATTATTTATTATAAGTAAAATTAGTATTATTAAATAGAAGATACCAAAAACAAGTATATCTTTTTTGAATAATAATCTTAAGCCAATTACAAATATGATACAAATAATTATTTCCAATGATACAATTGCTAAGTTAACAAAAAAAAGGCATACATTTACTTCTCCGAAATATATATAATTTATTACTAATACTAATAATTGACCAATTATAAAAGCACTAATATTTGTTATACTAATTAATAAAACTATCCTATATATTTCCGTTTTTATGTCCTTTATATAAATTACCAAATAATTTTTTATGCTATCTATTGATCTTTCATTAAAAAGTATATTTACAAAGATTGCACTTGATATAACAATAAAAATTTGCTGAAAATTGTAT
This genomic interval from Abyssisolibacter fermentans contains the following:
- a CDS encoding acyltransferase, which codes for MTDVFISEKAIVDESVIIGRGTKIWHFTQIIRNVTIGTNCKIGKNVFIDHDITIGDNVKIQNNVNIYHGVIIEDDVFLGPSMTFTNDMFPRSNNHDFKVVSTKVSKGASIGANATIICGVNIGEYSMIGAGAVVTKDVKPYSIVVGNPAKTIGYVCICGNRLNEKLKCSICHRDYHDKIKALKCID
- a CDS encoding S8 family serine peptidase yields the protein MNMVYIQKFGSVNDMKGYLSDISIKSNILYEDKLSYNSNFKLYRFIPTCTGSYEFICNSKFKLCGAIYEETLCMYVNSAYAIDKNIIKIATTLLKGKVYYIKVYTKERKLGDVFYTFNLYNIPMPISSHFKYQWGMFNQRNGIDINIVPVWKYISKSTIKIGVADTGINYNHINLKNSINKKLSYNFVHDNNDIYPSNEGLQKYSAQVGHGTHIAGIISGYPLNKVGIVGIVNNPNVISLKVLGNYTEECTIFNKTSDAFVLAIEYAIKHNIRILNCSFSGREFSEKEKKALERASDILFVIAAGNDGLDLKVEPVYPACYGLKNCIIITAVDESGSLYIKSNYGENVDIAAPGNNIASTYSDNKYIKAQGTSVAAPFVSGVCSLILEKNPKLLPQEIKSIIMHPENVTKIDKLKNKVKCGGILNAYKSIISCHNT